One Aciduliprofundum boonei T469 genomic region harbors:
- a CDS encoding exodeoxyribonuclease III — protein MELLLISWNVNGIRACVRNGFLDFLEKYKPDILALQEIKATEDNIPIEVRYYPDYHKYWNPAKKKGYAGTALFTKIEPLNIKFGIGEDKFDSEGRVITAEYEKFYLVNAYFPNSQHGLTRLDFKIEFDKLIHSYLNELRKKKPVILCGDFNVAHKEIDLANPKQNVKNAGFTPQERAWMDEFLQDGYIDTFRMFTKEGGHYTWWTYRFKARERNIGWRVDYFVVSEELKDKVKSSWILSEVYGSDHAPIAMVLDI, from the coding sequence TGGTTTTCTTGATTTCTTAGAGAAGTACAAGCCAGATATTTTGGCTTTGCAGGAGATAAAGGCTACCGAAGATAATATACCCATAGAGGTTCGCTACTATCCAGATTACCACAAGTATTGGAATCCTGCAAAAAAGAAGGGCTATGCAGGCACAGCACTATTCACAAAGATTGAGCCTTTAAATATCAAATTTGGAATAGGCGAGGATAAGTTTGATTCTGAAGGGAGGGTTATAACTGCAGAGTATGAGAAATTCTACCTTGTGAATGCATACTTTCCAAATTCTCAGCATGGCTTAACTCGGTTAGATTTCAAAATTGAGTTTGATAAATTGATTCACTCTTATCTTAATGAGCTGAGAAAGAAAAAGCCGGTAATTCTATGCGGAGATTTCAATGTTGCACATAAGGAGATAGATTTGGCAAATCCAAAGCAGAATGTGAAGAATGCCGGATTCACACCACAAGAGCGTGCTTGGATGGATGAGTTTTTGCAGGATGGGTACATTGACACATTCAGGATGTTTACAAAGGAAGGGGGGCATTACACTTGGTGGACATACAGGTTTAAGGCAAGGGAGAGGAATATAGGATGGCGTGTGGATTATTTTGTTGTTAGTGAAGAATTAAAAGATAAAGTGAAAAGCTCTTGGATTCTGAGCGAAGTTTATGGTTCAGACCACGCGCCTATTGCTATGGTGCTCGATATTTAG
- a CDS encoding NifB/NifX family molybdenum-iron cluster-binding protein codes for MKICVASDSNGGLEDTVSMQFGRCPAFTVVETEGNSIKNVYVIPNPGAAAASGAGMQAGQTVVNEGCKVLIAGAIGPNSAQVLSMGGVEMYTSPPVKIGDAVNMYLQGNLAPAQPVGGPGMGRGMGRGRGRGMGRDMGRGRGGW; via the coding sequence ATGAAAATATGTGTAGCATCAGATTCAAATGGTGGGCTTGAAGATACGGTAAGTATGCAGTTTGGAAGATGTCCTGCATTTACAGTGGTTGAAACAGAAGGGAATTCAATAAAAAATGTTTATGTCATACCAAATCCCGGTGCAGCGGCAGCAAGTGGTGCTGGAATGCAGGCTGGCCAGACGGTGGTCAATGAAGGTTGCAAAGTTCTGATTGCTGGGGCAATCGGTCCAAACTCTGCTCAAGTTCTATCTATGGGAGGTGTGGAAATGTATACCTCCCCACCAGTAAAGATTGGGGATGCGGTAAATATGTATCTCCAAGGTAACCTCGCACCTGCTCAACCTGTTGGTGGTCCAGGTATGGGCAGAGGTATGGGACGAGGCAGAGGTCGAGGAATGGGAAGAGACATGGGACGAGGTCGTGGCGGCTGGTGA
- a CDS encoding P-loop NTPase, with the protein MEIVIASGKGGVGKSTFTGSLISLLKDLKIAAVDADAEAPNLHLVLNVEKWDSERDVISAKSATITDKCINCGVCDNICIYEAIYIENGQHKIKEYLCEGCGACKAVCPVEDAIIIDDTVSGWIRIANTKYGPLVSAELDVGKPNSGKLVTEEKNIAKNWVKEGKAEHIIVDSAAGIGCQVIASLSGANKAILIAEPTPSSLSDLKRVYWLAQHFRIPSYLIINKDGMNPGYRGIEDFAKENDVEIIGRIPYDPSIPKSLANMKPLVEYAPDSPASKEIKRIAQIVRGWLND; encoded by the coding sequence ATGGAAATCGTAATAGCCAGCGGAAAAGGAGGCGTAGGAAAAAGCACTTTTACCGGCTCTCTAATTTCCCTTCTTAAAGATTTAAAAATTGCAGCTGTTGACGCAGATGCGGAAGCTCCCAATTTGCATCTCGTATTAAATGTGGAGAAATGGGATTCTGAAAGAGATGTTATATCTGCAAAGAGTGCAACCATAACTGATAAGTGCATAAACTGTGGAGTTTGTGACAATATTTGCATTTATGAAGCTATTTATATAGAGAATGGTCAGCATAAAATAAAGGAGTATCTATGCGAAGGATGCGGCGCATGCAAGGCAGTTTGCCCTGTTGAAGATGCCATAATAATAGATGATACAGTTTCAGGATGGATTAGAATTGCAAACACAAAATATGGACCGTTAGTTAGTGCAGAGCTTGATGTTGGCAAGCCAAATAGTGGAAAATTGGTAACAGAGGAAAAAAATATCGCTAAAAATTGGGTAAAGGAGGGAAAAGCAGAGCACATAATTGTGGACTCTGCTGCAGGTATAGGATGCCAAGTTATAGCCTCTTTAAGCGGAGCTAATAAAGCAATTTTAATTGCAGAGCCAACTCCATCAAGCTTGAGCGATTTAAAAAGAGTTTATTGGCTTGCACAGCATTTTAGAATCCCATCTTACCTAATAATAAACAAGGACGGAATGAACCCTGGATATAGAGGGATTGAAGATTTTGCCAAAGAGAACGATGTTGAGATAATAGGACGTATCCCCTATGACCCCTCTATACCAAAATCCCTGGCAAATATGAAACCTTTGGTGGAGTACGCTCCAGATTCCCCTGCGAGTAAGGAGATAAAAAGAATTGCCCAAATAGTAAGGGGGTGGCTTAATGATTGA
- a CDS encoding P-loop NTPase: protein MKLTVTGGKGGTGKSTVATNLALLLSKKHKVVFVDADVECPNDYILLSTKLENEEDVNLFKPKFDYSKCTKCGLCVENCAENALLQFKEGYPFLMPTLCSGCRTCQLVCPEEGAILDDYRLVGHTYRTKVKDNLELVTGVLAEGEERSYPTVLAARQRAMDIDADIYLFDTMPGTGNHVAAAIEDSDIVITVTEPTPLGRHDLEMILKLLKKLNLKAWIVINRSDIGKISHDELLKNYDAEIIAEIPMLDEILESYVSGVPVVEKFPDSRAAKIFESIVERIEEVL from the coding sequence ATGAAACTCACCGTCACCGGCGGAAAAGGTGGAACAGGAAAGAGCACAGTGGCAACGAATCTGGCGTTGCTATTATCTAAAAAGCATAAGGTAGTGTTTGTTGATGCAGATGTTGAATGCCCCAACGATTATATTCTCCTTTCAACAAAGCTCGAGAATGAGGAAGATGTAAACCTATTCAAACCAAAATTTGATTACAGTAAATGTACCAAATGTGGATTATGCGTTGAGAACTGCGCAGAAAACGCCCTTTTACAATTCAAGGAAGGTTATCCATTTCTAATGCCCACCCTGTGCTCCGGATGCCGCACATGCCAGTTAGTATGTCCAGAGGAGGGGGCCATACTGGACGATTATCGCCTCGTAGGCCACACATACAGAACAAAAGTGAAGGATAATTTAGAGTTAGTTACTGGCGTTCTCGCCGAGGGGGAGGAGCGTTCTTATCCAACAGTGTTAGCCGCAAGGCAAAGAGCCATGGATATTGACGCTGACATATACCTCTTTGATACCATGCCCGGAACGGGGAATCATGTGGCAGCAGCTATAGAGGACTCTGATATAGTCATAACCGTCACAGAGCCAACACCTCTTGGGAGACATGATTTAGAAATGATACTAAAACTCCTTAAAAAGCTGAATTTGAAGGCATGGATAGTTATAAATCGTAGTGATATTGGCAAGATTTCTCATGATGAGCTCTTGAAAAATTACGATGCTGAAATAATAGCGGAGATTCCCATGCTTGATGAAATACTGGAGAGTTATGTGAGTGGTGTACCTGTAGTTGAAAAATTCCCTGATAGCAGAGCTGCAAAAATATTTGAGAGCATCGTAGAGCGCATCGAGGAGGTGCTATAA